The following coding sequences lie in one Lolium perenne isolate Kyuss_39 chromosome 2, Kyuss_2.0, whole genome shotgun sequence genomic window:
- the LOC127321251 gene encoding uncharacterized protein At2g33490 has translation MKSPLRKFRGLSLPHHHKERKDQRPPPAKLDELVDAAQEMEEMRNCYDSLLSAAAATTNSVYEFAEAMEEMGTCLLEKSAIDYDDDDSGRVLMMLGKAQFELQKFVDSYRTNIITTITNPSESLLKELQVVEEMKDQCDQKREEYETLRAAYREKGRSRHSKVETFSPEQLQASFLEYQEDAALFIFRLKSLKQGQFLSILTQASRHHAAQLSFFRRGLKYLEALEPHVKAVAEKQHIDYHFSGLDDDTDNDDYSSYHDNHSDGSELSFDYGVNFPASRSSMDLDQANMTSPSKPLKEHEQESAEQIETDFAAPRVKPEFGTQSAPIFAENVLDPSARLRKLNSPMFSSPLQSRTNYSYKLPTPADDKNSNSAGTNRSPHPDKPEKSHMAANLWHSSPLVKDFKPSSLYSGPVKKPSSTEGMSSPLVYSYSTSDSKKMKRESFSGPIPSKAGLSKPMFSAAGHRASINYPPRVMSTKSHGPGWQPSVAPKVPRITSLPITSPRISELHELPRPPASVDAVRPGLVGYSGPLVSRRQIPNVPTRASPPSHTASPLPRPPAAMTRSYSIPSNSQRTPILTANKLLESRHSRESSEVSSPPLTPISLADVSRKSTAETTVDNRRIKETS, from the exons ATGAAATCGCCATTACGCAAGTTCCGGGGCCTCTCCCTCCCCCACCACCACAAGGAGAGGAAGGACCAGCGCCCGCCGCCAGCCAAGCTCGACGAGCTCGTCGACGCCGCCCAG GAGATGGAAGAAATGAGgaattgttatgatagcttgctGTCGGCTGCAGCTGCAACAACAAATAGTGTATATG AGTTTGCAGAAGCTATGGAAGAAATGGGAACTTGTTTACTTGAGAAAAGCGCAATTGATTACGATGATGATGACAGTG GAAGAGTACTGATGATGCTAGGAAAGGCCCAGTTTGAACTACAAAAGTTTGTGGATAGCTAT CGTACAAATATCATAACTACAATCACAAACCCATCAGAGTCACTTCTCAAGGAGCTACAAGTTGTAGAG GAAATGAAAGACCAATGTGATCAGAAAAG AGAGGAGTATGAGACCTTGCGGGCAGCTTATAGAGAGAAAGGACGATCAAGACATTCCAAAGTTGAAACATTCTCCCCAGAACAACTGCAAGCATCCTTTCTCGAGTACCAAGAGGATGCAGCATTATTCATATTTCGCTTGAAATCATTGAAGCAAGGTCAATTCTTAAGTATTTTGACACAGGCTTCTCGCCATCATGCTGCTCAG TTGAGTTTTTTCAGGAGAGGGTTAAAGTATCTAGAAGCTCTAGAACCTCATGTAAAAGCAGTTGCCGAGAAGCAGCACATTGATTATCACTTTAGTGGACTGGATGATGACACTGATAATGATGATTACAGCTCTTACCATGACAATCATAGTGATGGCAGTGAGTTGAGTTTTGACTACGGGGTAAACTTTCCTGCTTCCAGAAGTTCAATGGAT TTGGACCAGGCTAATATGACGAGTCCCTCGAAACCTCTGAAGGAACATGAGCAG GAATCTGCCGAGCAAATAGAGACAGATTTTGCAGCTCCGCGAGTGAAACCAGAGTTTGGTACTCAATCAGCACCAATTTTTGCAGAGAATGTACTTGATCCATCTGCGAGGCTTCGAAAGTTGAATTCTCCAATGTTCTCAAGTCCACTACAATCAAGAACAAATTATTCCTACAAACTCCCAACACCAGCTGATGATAAGAACTCCAATTCAGCAGGCACCAACAGATCGCCTCATCCAGATAAACCTGAGAAATCACACATGGCAGCAAATCTGTGGCATTCCTCTCCACTGGTGAAAGATTTCAAGCCGAGCTCATTGTATAGCGGACCTGTTAAGAAGCCATCAAGTACCGAGGGGATGTCATCACCATTAGTTTATTCCTACTCAACTTCAGATTCTAAGAAAATGAAGAGGGAATCTTTTTCTGGCCCAATTCCAAGCAAAGCAGGATTAAGCAAGCCCATGTTTTCAGCTGCTGGTCATAGAGCATCGATAAACTATCCTCCTCGTGTTATGTCAACAAAATCACACGGACCAGGTTGGCAGCCATCTGTGGCTCCAAAAGTTCCTAGGATCACTTCACTCCCAATAACATCCCCCAGAATTAGTGAGCTTCATGAGCTTCCTAGGCCTCCTGCATCTGTAGATGCTGTCCGTCCTGGTTTGGTTGGATATTCTGGTCCTCTGGTGTCAAGGCGACAGATACCCAATGTACCAACCCGTGCGTCCCCACCATCACACACAGCATCACCGCTTCCGCGGCCACCTGCTGCCATGACTCGCAGTTACTCTATACCTTCAAACAGCCAAAGAACACCTATTCTAACTGCAAATAAGTTGTTGGAGTCTAGGCATAGCAGAGAGAGCAGTGAGGTTTCTTCGCCCCCGCTGACACCTATATCCTTGGCAGATGTTTCCCGCAAATCAACAGCAGAGACAACAGTAGACAACCGAAGGATAAAGG AAACCTCGTGA